The window GAAAACTATGTGCTTTTATGGTTTAATAAAAAGGTACATTCTAAAAGACATACAATGCCCTTTCCTGTAAGTAATATCATGACTATGGACATTATAGCCATAATTTAGCCCTTTGTTTGCCCAGTTAATGAGCTGATACCACTCTAAAACATATTTCGGACTTAACTCTATATCTCGAAGATATGTTtataaagttgttgttttgacagtttttgtTGTCATGCACACAGAACTCTGTTGTTTGCTGACAGGCCCAAGATTTATGGTTTGGCCACAGAAATGGTGGTTTCACCCTGACAGGAAGCAGGTGTTACAAACAATGTCTGGTCAGTGCCACTGGAAggaagaacacagacacacacacacacacacagacacacacacacacacacacacacacacacacacacacacacacacacacacacacacacacacacacacacacacacacacacacacacacacacacacacacacacacacagctccttgATTCTTAGTTAAAACCACAAACCCTGCGCTCACCACACTGACCTTCAGTGACACGGCTGGACAGCGGTGGAGGTTTGAATCTACTGAAAGGACTTAATTAAACACTTAATCTGTTCTGTTGCTGCAGTATTTTGGTCTTTCATATAAAATTCAAATTTATCAAgcagaatattttatattgtgtattatttgtgaTATGTCTTTTctactgtaaatatgtttatatttgctgtttattgTGAATGGTCCAGGTTAACTGGCTTTTACTGGTCAGTAAAAACTGCGAAACtgtggtaaaagaaaaacaagaaaaacaacatctacCAGTTTCATTTTATCTTTGTATTGAGCAATATCTACAACACCACTTccaaagagaaaaatgtaatatatcaCACAATTAAAAAGTCATCAAACTAAACTTGGGGAAAAGACTGCTGTAATAAAATTGACTGATTAATGGTTATCAACAGTTCATCACACACGACCACCGTAATAATGGAATTGAGCAGGATGCACAAAGGGAAGAGTTAAGCTGCAACCTGGGAGGGAATGTGATGTGGTTTAGCCTCACATTACACAGCAGAAATATACTGCAATGTTGGAAAGGTGATTTAAATAGTGACACATGTTTCctttcactgaaaaaaaaacatgtccaaTTGTTCCTAAAGTTATGATAACACAAGGAATTCACTTTGCCAACCTACAGAACGTTTTCTGTGAGGTTAACCTGTTCTTACATCATGCAGAAGCTGAGTCTACTTTCTGGAAATAATGTTGGTGAAATATGATATCCCCTTGTGTTTCAGTGCATTACAAATAGGCATTGTCTGATTCTATCTAGCGGTACTTTAGCTGATTTCATTGAGAATTAATACACACGTGATATAAAATGTACCTACATCATCTATCAAACTGTACAATTATCATTATAACTCTGAATACAACCTGACAGAAGCTCCAAATGTGTGGTTTTAAGGGCGTTCAGTGTGGGTTAAATAGGTTGTGTGCTTGGCCTGGCTCTTGCTGTCGATCAGAAGCAGCTGGTTATTCTTGTGGTGAGAAATCATCTCGTCGAGGGAGTTGAATatctgagagagagacagcaagatAAATGGAGAGATCAAAAGCCTCAAATTCTTCCAGAACCCTGCTTTCTTTATGTTTTCTACTGTCTGTTTCTTTTGACTGCTCACTCTCCTCTCTTAAATTTAATTTGCCATCACCTCTTCGTTCTTCTTGCCCTCTTTTCCAAGGGCATAACCTTGTGTCTCCCCCAGGAAGCGGACCGGAACGTTGTACACCTTTTGCTGGTAGAGCACAGCGAGGGTGTACGGCTGCCGGGTGCTCTGAGCTGAGCTGTGTCGAATAAGAAAGGCACCGTCCTACAATCAGgacaaagaaaagggaaaatccAAGCAAAATGTACATATCACAATGCTGGATGGACAAAGAATTGAGGGTGATATAAAAAGATTGTTCATATTTTCCAGAGTAAGTAGTTGAAATGGGAAATAATTCACCTTCAAAGAGGCCCTGAAGGTGCGTGACTCAtgtttggcttttatttgaGCGTCATCAAAAATATGCACATGAACACGCATCAAATTTCCCCAATATCTGTGCTACACCCTTGCCTTAAGCCCTTGTTTTAGCTCAGTTGAAAGAAATAGTAATTATGTTTGAAATGACGAATGAATCAACTCcctaaaaccattaaatgggaaaaaacacatttcatctccacattaaattaaacagtCTGGTTTACCTTGCTGACCCTCAGAAGGAGATCCTCGGCTGTCTTTCTGTTGCAATCTCCAGCAAACCATTCTTTATCCTGTAAAATCAAATAGTCAACAATAAGAAATCAGTCCTCactattttgtgtttgattttttgTGTGCATCGATAACTTACCTCATTCCCAGACTGTTTGGTTGCCCTCATGCCACCATAGGAGACTTCAAATAAACAGACAACATGTTGTGTATTTTCACAGGTTTAGTTTATCCATACTCACCAACATGTTAAAATAGATGTAAAGTATAACCCATGCAATGTTTAGAATTCTTCAAATATATATGCAAACCCCAAATGATCATAGTCATTTCTAAGGAATTTAAAAGCACTTACCCACAGGCTTAGTGCCTGGCATCAATGCATTCAAAAGGCTAGAATAAAGACAAGAAATCTCATGTTAAACACTGAATTTAATAATGCTTTATGTGTACACTTTCAGGTTGGATCATCAGCAGAAACAAGCTGGAAATCAATGTCAATCCTTGCTTTTTAATGTTCAACTTGTGTTTCATATGGCTCTGAAATTACTTTGCCGATTTCACCTCTTACCTGGGTTTTGCTTCCTTCAGATGTGATGGCAGAGGGGGCTTCACACCCAAGGTGGGTAAAGGGAGTTTGGTAGGAAATGTGACTCGTCTTGCTTCAACTGGAGGAGTTATAGAGACAACATGTGTTCATCCCTGTCataagtatttattttgtatttagatTGTATTGATTAGTGGTTCACAATTATAGAAATGTTGGTCTTTACTTGTATTTGAGTCATTTAAGGATGGCAGGAATGGATTCTGAaagaagggaaataaaaagtTTCTGCTGTGTTATTCTGATGAGTTTCATTTCCTATGTAGGAAATTGAAAAAGAGTAAGAATGAAAACTTCCATTTCTGATTCAGCCTCTATCTTGACATTCTTACTTTAAATAGGGACAGAGCTTAGCATAAGGGAATGATAAAACTAAGCACTGAGAGGAATAGACACTCACAGACTGAGCCCTGGGAACTGGTGGCTTCATCCTGCGGATAGAGAGGATGTTCATTAATACCACTAACATTATCTGCTACATTTGCATTTCActgcaaaaacacagcagcattaatGCCTGAGGTGACAGGTAGTATGGAACCATGCAGACATATTGTAAAATTGGTTGATGCAAATCATCAGAAGCAGGTTGAAAGCTGCTTTGAGTGCACTGACATGGGTATTGGAGAAGGCATGAGTGCTGTCATGAGAGATGGAAGCCCACGAGGGGGAGGAGGGCACgctgaggagcaggaggaaaggaaattataatatttattatactttTCATCACCtggaaaagaaatacaaagtcTTATCATCACTCAAAGACCAAAAACAGTACATACAAACTTAAAGTACAGAGCAATTTCTTGTGAAGTGTGGTGCGACCTACCAGCTGTCGGATCTAAATACAGCTCTTCATTGTCCTCCTGAAACACAAAATTACAAATTCATAAAACATAGTATTCATCTATACACATGGAATAATGATTTGGATAGGCATTCCTGTTGAAGCCCGGTGCTAAACCATACACAGCTCATGCAAAGCCCTGAATTCAGGCCTGTGATCAGTCGTGCTTTACACTATCTGACTCATTTGAAGCTATGTGGCTGTTTACAGTCATTTTCATGTCTACAGCAGGGCCATTCCTACCCACAAAATCGTacacagccgtggaaaaaattaagtgaccatttaaaaaaaaaaaagtattctataaactactgacaatgtttctttgtgttgaaattcaacacacactggaatggttgccctacatgtagagataaagatttaagaaaaaaattggagtggtcttAATTTTTTTACGGAGCTTTATATGGCTTTTTGCTGCCTCTTCCTTATGTATTAATGTTTTAGACAGGGATGATAAATGTCTTATATTACCTGATCTTCATTTGGATCCAGATACACATCTGAAATGCAGGTGGGGGATTAATGcaatgtaaagaaaacatcttTAAGACCAAAGCAAAGAATCTCAGACAGTTTGCTTTTGACCTTTGCACAACTGGGCAAAGCCAGAGGCTGTGAAAATAATCTACTACTGGGATGACACAACATTCCACATCTTGATAATATACTGATTTTTGGCAACATTTTCTATTCaaagttatgttttatttggttATCTTTCGGATCTGATCTGAGATCAGTTTGCTAATACAGCCCAGTCTCAGAGTGCAGCTCAACAGCCCAACAGCAGGTTACACGCTCTTCTTTGTTTCAGTCACACCGTCAATCTCCTCTGAACTACCCATAAGTTTACTTATACTGTTTTATTACAAACAAGCAAACCGTTGCTGCTGGAAACATTAAACATTGATTGTGCGGCTTAAGATTTGCTTTGGGAAGATGGATGAACAGGTGGGCAGAAGAGGAAATGCAAAATCTGTCATAGAGTGGGTTGACTGTTCCTGTAGCTAGCACATGACTAATAAAAAAAcgaataatgtatttatatatacgGTTGACATATTACATGATTGACATTTACCCTCTCCTCATTCAACATACATTAACAGACGGATAAATAACTTCTATGAAAGGCTTTGTCTGTGTAGAAGTGATCACCTTCGTCTTTGGGTTCTGGAGGAGGCCCCTTTGTCTTTCTTCCAGGCTTGTCATTTCTGTCTACCTCAGGAGCTGAAGACATAGGTTCAAGATTGGAATAGAGGTGGgttataaaatgaataaagcaCCAGATGCATGTTTGTGAACAGCTAAATAATACAGATGAATGACTAACGTTTCTTGGTTTTGGTATCATGGAAGAAATCCTCAGTGCGTTGTTGAGGTTTCTGAATGACAGagcattatttaaatgaaaagaaatgcagaCTCTTTAAACATGTTGTCATGGTCTTGATGGattcagagacacagacacagacttcCAGGACACTGATATGTTCTTACTGAGGGTTTGCCTGGCCTGGGTGGAGGAGCAGCCTTCCtctgtggtggtggaggaggaggaggcgatGTCCTCTCTGCAAAGAGTAACAGAATTTTAACAGGCCTATCAGATCTTTTTAAGACCCTAACCCTATTTGAattaatgtgtgagtgtgtttaccCAGATAAACATTCTCCTCCACTTGTGTCTGTGGGACTTTCACAGGCGAAAGCTCACACGGAGGCGCTTCATACATGTCACAATCCTCATCATCCTGCcattagaaaatgtaaagtggtgcatttttaaaaatactcatCACCACAATTATACTGAGAATATAAGTATCACGTTTTAGTTCTATTAAACTGTAGCAGGAATGCAAGcctttatttctcattttacaGTAGACCTAAAACATGCATGCAACAGTAAGGTATCTCTCTACAGAAAGAAGCAACAGTGCTTAAGACAAATGTCATAACTATAGATTGAGAAtgatgaaacatgttttataaagcaGCCACAAGCTTGATGTCTTTCTACTCACAAACTCATCCTGCGGCCAACCAAACACTGAACTGTCCTCTgtgagaaaaaatgaaaaacatgttaaacttagaaaaaaagtctgtcATCCAGTgaggaaacaaagacaggagAAATCCAAACTATTTTCCCTTTATTCATCAGTGTGGTCAAATCTCACCTTCCCTTTTGGGTGGAGTTGGAGGTACCCTGTGTCCGAGGGAGAGAGGACAGGTAAGATGGTgcagtcattttatttcatgcatAAACAGCAACACGGCTgggttttaaaaaacagcaacaatacTTACAGGTTCTTCAGTTTTCCAAAGAAGCTCTGAAAACAGATAAACCTCAAATAAGTGTCCAAAGAATTAACAGAGGCAAAATAAACTTCACTACATGCCTGGCTGGTAGTATTTACTTTAGTAATCAATTCGCTTCATCATCCTGACTCAGAGGCTGCTTTATTTAGTAAGCAAGATCATTTAGAATAGTAAAAACACCCAAAGTACTAggtaacacatactgtattgtatttattattattgaatttcCTCATTAGGAATTGTATCTCTGTGACTTTTGGTTGTAGCTACAGTCTACTCACGATGGCTGTTTTGAAGCAGAGAATCATGAACATTATCAGTAAAAGCACAGAAGAGTTAATCTGCAGGTGTGTGGCTGAGGttaggagggggaggaggagataaACATGTCAGGCGAAATCAGGAAGTAGACAGACATTATTGTGCTTTCCCACAGTGTCAGGCCGCTTAAGAGGAAGTGTTGATTAAAGGTGATCAGAGTGAAGGTGAGGGACTATTTCTGACACATTGGttcataaaatgtgaaataatagcTTCCTACCATTGATAAATGAAGAGCAGAGGTGAGACAAATGACAAAGAGAACTACCGTACTGTTCTGAGTATTTACAGCCTTTTTCTCTCACACTAATTCCAAAAAATATCTGCATTTAAGTCAAGTTGCAGTGACAATAACTGTGTCGAGCTACTTCTCTCTGGTGAGCCTCCTGTAAAGTTATATCAGGGCCCCAGGAGGAAAAACGAAAAGTCCTGTAACCATGAAGTGAATTAGGATGGGCAAACAAGGGAAAACACACTgaacattattcaaatgttttactatTCAGTTATAAACAGTGTGTCCTAGTTATATTTAATGGGGAAATATTTTGATTACATCAGTTTTCAAGAATAGTTTTAGTGCATTTTATCTGCAATAGTTTTTTTCCTAAATACCTTTGTTCCTAAATACCTTTGGCTTTGTTACCAAAGACCTAGAGAGTAAAAACTGTATGAGCAAACATTTCCAGATATATTCGTtatgtgaaattaaataaagcatttctgtGACTCACTGGAGTCTCTATAAAGATGCCTTAGAAGTTTGGCAACATTTGCACAAGTTACAAGAATGAAAACTATTCAAAAAGATCACCATCACTCCGACCTATTGTTTTGCTATCAGTACATTTTTCCAGACAGCAGACTCAACTCAagttaatacatttcaaaagacgTTTAAGTTCAAAACTAAAGTCAGCTAGCCAAACATGAAAATAGGGATTATGTGTGCAGATATGTAGAAGTGACACTTTTTGAAACAATTGATAGATTTCCAAAACGTGAtgcattttcagaaaataatgtGTTGGACTTGATCTAAATTAGACAAACCTGACCTGCATCTGTATTAATTCCTattacattttgacatcaaATTTACACTAAACCATGGCTAATGGCTTCTTAGTCAACCAATAAACTGATTTTGTGGAGCCTTCCACAAAGACCAAACATAAAACAGTGTAAAACTTGTATCTATAAAGTAAAGCACAATGCCGATACTTCAAGGTGTGTTTACTCAAGCTTGCCTTCTTACTCCCATACAATGTAAACTTGTGTAGCGCATTATAACATTTTACCTAATTCAGATCTCCCTgagaaaaaaagctgaaatataaGTTGCTTCATGAAATGTTTACAGAGAATTCAGTTACAAAAACCGGAAAACTGTGCCATCAACAACACTGCCCGCTTCCTTATCACTCTGCTCAAAGTCGTCAGGATGTAAACAAAAATTTGACCAAAATTAAAACAGTACTTTACCATTGTCATGACTTGGGGTTGAGTCTTGCAGCTCAAGTCATAAGGAAATGTCTTTGTTTCGGTCCTTGGATGCAAATGGTTAAGAAGATTGAGAGTGAACGATACAGAGAGAATGTGAAGAGCAGCTCTAACTGATCTCATTTGCATTTCCTACCTGAGTGAGGCAGGCTGCCTCACCTGCTGCTCTGTCTGCCTCTAAATGCGCTGCAGACTCACTCAGCTCCAACATGGCTCCACATTTGCCTAAACTGCTCATGGCAGTATAACAAACTGAGTCATGTATCTGGCAAGTGGTAAATAACATCTCCTTTGTATTCTGTCTTCAAACAAAAAGTGGAAATTAATGATTAACtcacacatgaaacacacacatgctatgAAGCTTGGCAAGTAAGCTACTGTCATTGATACaaggtaaaaacacaacaaaaacacagtggaGGTGATGAAGAAAGCATCCAcactttaaaaccaaaataagtTATGCCACAGTACAACCTGTGTTGAGGCGTCAGTTGTCCAGGACCCTTGGTCAAGGTCTCTCTAACCTTTAGATATTCTGCTGATTCATATTATGCTGTTTTTGGATATagtttttgttacattttaatacaaatatggttttctttttcatctatGGTTATGTTTTCTCAATAAGGGTATTTTGGGAGTGACATCATTTTTTATGGTTGAATAAAGTaaagcttgaaaaaaaaaaaaaaaaactgttgaaaaatGAGTCTGTTATAGGTACAGGCAATGGTCCATTAGGTTATGTATCAAACTTAATTGGACGACCCATAAGTCCTTATCTGTAAATGAGACTTAATAAGATGCTATGGGGAACATTTATGGGACTGAACCGTTTGTGTGAAAAACTGTTTATCTGCAACATGAACATATTAACAGCCACAAAAGTCCAACAAATATTTTCCTTGGTTCATAGAGTGCTGTCATGCttcacaaataaagaaaagttcAATAAATGTGAGATATAACAAGAATGTTGCAATGATTCTAATGAAAGTCAACAAAAATCATCGGTCATGTCAGGAATGGGATCAGGGCACTGTCAAACTGttgaatataaaagaaaaacatgtatttcaaaGGTTAAACCCTTAA of the Eleginops maclovinus isolate JMC-PN-2008 ecotype Puerto Natales chromosome 12, JC_Emac_rtc_rv5, whole genome shotgun sequence genome contains:
- the si:dkeyp-117b11.1 gene encoding B-cell linker protein isoform X2; the protein is MQMRSVRAALHILSVSFTLNLLNHLHPRTETKTFPYDLSCKTQPQVMTMSFFGKLKNLVPPTPPKREEDSSVFGWPQDEFDDEDCDMYEAPPCELSPVKVPQTQVEENVYLERTSPPPPPPPQRKAAPPPRPGKPSKPQQRTEDFFHDTKTKKPPEVDRNDKPGRKTKGPPPEPKDEDVYLDPNEDQEDNEELYLDPTAACPPPPRGLPSLMTALMPSPIPMMKPPVPRAQSNPFLPSLNDSNTIEARRVTFPTKLPLPTLGVKPPLPSHLKEAKPSLLNALMPGTKPVVSYGGMRATKQSGNEDKEWFAGDCNRKTAEDLLLRVSKDGAFLIRHSSAQSTRQPYTLAVLYQQKVYNVPVRFLGETQGYALGKEGKKNEEIFNSLDEMISHHKNNQLLLIDSKSQAKHTTYLTHTERP
- the si:dkeyp-117b11.1 gene encoding B-cell linker protein isoform X3, whose protein sequence is MTMSFFGKLKNLVPPTPPKREEDSSVFGWPQDEFDDEDCDMYEAPPCELSPVKVPQTQVEENVYLERTSPPPPPPPQRKAAPPPRPGKPSKPQQRTEDFFHDTKTKKPPEVDRNDKPGRKTKGPPPEPKDEDVYLDPNEDQEDNEELYLDPTAGDEKYNKYYNFLSSCSSACPPPPRGLPSLMTALMPSPIPMMKPPVPRAQSNPFLPSLNDSNTIEARRVTFPTKLPLPTLGVKPPLPSHLKEAKPSLLNALMPGTKPVVSYGGMRATKQSGNEDKEWFAGDCNRKTAEDLLLRVSKDGAFLIRHSSAQSTRQPYTLAVLYQQKVYNVPVRFLGETQGYALGKEGKKNEEIFNSLDEMISHHKNNQLLLIDSKSQAKHTTYLTHTERP
- the si:dkeyp-117b11.1 gene encoding B-cell linker protein isoform X1; translated protein: MQMRSVRAALHILSVSFTLNLLNHLHPRTETKTFPYDLSCKTQPQVMTMSFFGKLKNLVPPTPPKREEDSSVFGWPQDEFDDEDCDMYEAPPCELSPVKVPQTQVEENVYLERTSPPPPPPPQRKAAPPPRPGKPSKPQQRTEDFFHDTKTKKPPEVDRNDKPGRKTKGPPPEPKDEDVYLDPNEDQEDNEELYLDPTAGDEKYNKYYNFLSSCSSACPPPPRGLPSLMTALMPSPIPMMKPPVPRAQSNPFLPSLNDSNTIEARRVTFPTKLPLPTLGVKPPLPSHLKEAKPSLLNALMPGTKPVVSYGGMRATKQSGNEDKEWFAGDCNRKTAEDLLLRVSKDGAFLIRHSSAQSTRQPYTLAVLYQQKVYNVPVRFLGETQGYALGKEGKKNEEIFNSLDEMISHHKNNQLLLIDSKSQAKHTTYLTHTERP